A genomic stretch from Physeter macrocephalus isolate SW-GA chromosome 12, ASM283717v5, whole genome shotgun sequence includes:
- the CEP68 gene encoding centrosomal protein of 68 kDa isoform X1: MALGEEKAEAATDAKAPCPGGWSCPEQELDPAGPAYGEQPPHLEAKGGPASPVGGAQGLPAPACHCGAGPGPSGACQPQANGASREPAAGGSKPALSSLLPPASLGTGDLHSMRSQMEETRLSASEELPQTRTIPRTTALCSGHDADTEDDPSPVESPQELDRSPQSHVSGFPFPSRWTSAVSPGATAPQSSSCSVSASSLGSSLQGHQEKAEPQSCSLAKVSSSLELAVPPSAPSVVGLGPRLQWSPQPVSSGGDAPRLGRRRLSFQAEYWACVLPDSLPPSPDRHSPLWSPNKEYEDLLDYTYPLRPGPQLPKHLDSRVLAEPILQDSGVDLDSFSVSPASTLKSPTNVSHSCPPAEAAALPFSGPREPVLKRWPSGVPQKQGSVGLASCSPIASTPRAPGSRDTPWESREPALRGMKHWPPVGKHLELGSPHLRTRDRGWPSPRLEREKGASQGIGRFACMESGWKPQEEAESDDEYLALPSRLTQVSSLVSYLGCIPTLVPLPTDAAEGQRSLDVSDSDGPASLPSDSSQSRLPSGAALRGSRSPEDHNHCLLRSFVRARGSAGEGSLVSSQALGVSSGPLRTRASLPAMLDQRAFSDPDAEGQPPRKGGEQGKESLVQCVKTFCCQLEELIRWLYNVADAADHLTASRSSLTGLKSSLQLYRQFKKDIDEHQSLTESVLQKGEVLLQCLLDNTPVLKDILGRISKQPSELENHADHLYDTILASLDTLAGCTLIPENTPMAHRNASVKGISLASSQEEM, translated from the exons ATGGCCCTgggagaagaaaaggcagaggcagCCACGGATGCGAAGGCCCCGTGCCCTGGGGGGTGGAGCTGCCCGGAGCAGGAGCTGGACCCTGCAGGGCCTGCGTACGGGGAGCAGCCGCCCCACCTGGAAGCCAAGGGGGGGCCTGCCTCCCCTGTTGGGGGTGCCCAGGggctccctgcccctgcctgccACTGTGGGGCTGGCCCTGGCCCCTCGGGAGCCTGCCAGCCGCAGGCCAACGGGGCCAGCAGGGAGCCGGCAGCGGGTGGGTCTAAGCCGGCTCTCAGTTCCCTGCTTCCCCCTGCCAGCCTGGGGACTGGAGATTTGCACTCCATGAGAAGCCAG ATGGAGGAGACTAGGCTTTCTGCCTCAGAGGAGCTACCTCAGACTCGCACCATTCCCAGAACCACCGCTCTTTGCTCAGGACATGATGCTGACACTGAAGATGACCCGTCCCCGGTGGAGTCGCCGCAGGAGCTAGACCGCAGCCCACAGTCTCACGTCTCAGGGTTCCCGTTCCCGTCAAGGTGGACGTCTGCGGTGAGCCCAGGTGCCACTGCTCCTCAGTCTTCCAGCTGCAGCGTCTCTGCCTCATCCCTGGGCAGCAGCCTCCAGGGTCACCAGGAAAAGGCGGAGCCTCAGAGTTGCTCCCTTGCCAAGGTCTCCTCCTCCCTGGAGCTGGCTGTCCCGCCGTCGGCCCCCTCggtggtggggctggggcctCGGCTTCAGTGGTCGCCCCAGCCAGTGTCCTCAGGGGGCGATGCTCCCAGGCTGGGCAGGAGGCGCCTCTCCTTCCAGGCCGAGTACTGGGCCTGCGTGCTGCCGgattccctgcctccctcccctgacCGCCACTCCCCGCTCTGGAGCCCGAATAAGGAGTATGAAGACCTGCTGGACTATACTTACCCCCTCAGGCCCGGGCCTCAGCTCCCAAAACACCTTGACAGCCGCGTGCTGGCTGAGCCCATACTGCAGGACTCAGGCGTAGACCTGGATAGcttctctgtctccccagcaAGCACCCTGAAGTCACCCACTAATGTCTCGCACAGTTGCCCACCAGCAGAGGCCGCTGCCCTGCCGTTCTCAGGGCCCAGAGAGCCAGTCCTTAAGCGGTGGCCCTCTGGAGTACCCCAGAAGCAGGGCAGTGTGGGGTTGGCATCTTGTAGCCCCATTGCCTCTacccccagagccccaggcagtAGGGACACTCCTTGGGAAAGCAGAGAGCCAGCCCTGAGGGGCATGAAGCACTGGCCACCTGTGGGCAAGCACCTTGAGCTGGGCTCTCCGCACCTGAGAACACGGGACAGAGGGTGGCCCTCACCCAGGCTGGAAAGGGAGAAGGGGGCCAGCCAGGGTATCGGGCGCTTCGCCTGCATGGAGTCTGGATGGAAACCACAAGAGGAGGCGGAAAGTGATGACGAGTATCTGGCCCTGCCCTCTCGGCTGACACAGGTTTCTAGCTTGGTTTCGTATCTGGGTTGCATTCCCACCTTGGTGCCCCTGCCCACTGATGCTGCTGAAGGGCAGAGATCCCTGGACGTGTCAGACAGTGATGGGCCAGCTTCCCTCCCGTCGGACTCCAGCCAAAGCCGTCTTCCCTCTGGGGCTGCCCTCAGAGGGTCCCGAAGCCCTGAGGACCACAACCACTGTTTGCTACGCTCCTTCGTCCGTGCAAGGGGCTCAGCGGGAGAGGGCAGTCTGGTGAGtagccaggccctgggggtctCCTCTGGACCACTGAGAACACGCGCCTCCTTGCCGGCGATGTTGGACCAGCGGGCATTCTCGGATCCAGATGCCGAAGGGCAGCCtcccaggaaaggaggagagCAAGGAAAAGAGTCGCTCGTGCAGTGTGTGAAG ACATTTTGCTGTCAGCTGGAAGAGCTGATCCGCTGGCTGTATAATGTAGCAGACGCTGCTGACCACCTGACTGCATCCAGGTCCAGCCTTACAGGCCTCAAGTCTTCTCTGCAGCTTTACCGG CAATTTAAGAAAGATATAGATGAACACCAGTCCCTGACGGAGAGCGTCTTACAGAAAGGGGAGGTTCTACTTCAGTGCCTGTTGGATAATACCCCAG TGTTAAAGGACATCCTCGGGAGGATCTCCAAGCAGCCCAGCGAGCTGGAGAACCACGCAGATCACCTGTATGACACTATCTTAGCCTCTCTGGACACACTGGCTGGCTGCACCCTCATCCCCGAGAACACACCAATGGCACACAGGAATGCCAGTGTGAAGGGGATTAGCCTG gcGTCTTCTCAGGAAGAGATGTAG
- the RAB1A gene encoding ras-related protein Rab-1A, protein MSSMNPEYDYLFKLLLIGDSGVGKSCLLLRFADDTYTESYISTIGVDFKIRTIELDGKTIKLQIWDTAGQERFRTITSSYYRGAHGIIVVYDVTDQESFNNVKQWLQEIDRYASENVNKLLVGNKCDLTTKKVVDYTTAKEFADSLGIPFLETSAKNATNVEQSFMTMAAEIKKRMGPGATAGGAEKSNVKIQSTPVKQSGGGCC, encoded by the exons tgATTATTTATTCAAGTTACTTCTGATTGGCGACTCTGGAGTTGGAAAGTCTTGCCTCCTTCTTAGGTTTGCA gatGATACATATACAGAAAGCTATATCAGCACAATTGGTGTGGATTTCAAAATAAGAACTATAGAGTTAGATGGGAAAACAATCAAACTTCAAATA TGGGACACAGCAGGCCAAGAAAGATTTCGAACAATCACCTCCAGCTATTACAGAGGAGCCCATGGCATCATAGTTGTGTATGATGTGACAGATCAG gaGTCCTTCAATAATGTTAAACAGTGGCTGCAGGAAATAGACCGTTATGCCAGTGAAAACGTCAACAAGTTGTTGGTAGGGAACAAATGTGATCTGACCACAAAGAAAGTAGTAGACTACACAACAGCAAAG GAATTTGCTGATTCCCTCGGAATTCCATTTTTGGAAACCAGTGCTAAGAATGCAACGAATGTAGAACAGTCTTTCATGACAATGGCAGCTGAGATTAAAAAGCGAATGGGTCCTGGAGCAACAGCTGGTGGTGCAGAGAAGTCCAATGTTAAAATTCAGAGCACTCCGGTCAAGCAGTCAGGTGGAGGTTGCTGCTAA
- the CEP68 gene encoding centrosomal protein of 68 kDa isoform X3 has translation MALGEEKAEAATDAKAPCPGGWSCPEQELDPAGPAYGEQPPHLEAKGGPASPVGGAQGLPAPACHCGAGPGPSGACQPQANGASREPAAGGSKPALSSLLPPASLGTGDLHSMRSQMEETRLSASEELPQTRTIPRTTALCSGHDADTEDDPSPVESPQELDRSPQSHVSGFPFPSRWTSAVSPGATAPQSSSCSVSASSLGSSLQGHQEKAEPQSCSLAKVSSSLELAVPPSAPSVVGLGPRLQWSPQPVSSGGDAPRLGRRRLSFQAEYWACVLPDSLPPSPDRHSPLWSPNKEYEDLLDYTYPLRPGPQLPKHLDSRVLAEPILQDSGVDLDSFSVSPASTLKSPTNVSHSCPPAEAAALPFSGPREPVLKRWPSGVPQKQGSVGLASCSPIASTPRAPGSRDTPWESREPALRGMKHWPPVGKHLELGSPHLRTRDRGWPSPRLEREKGASQGIGRFACMESGWKPQEEAESDDEYLALPSRLTQVSSLVSYLGCIPTLVPLPTDAAEGQRSLDVSDSDGPASLPSDSSQSRLPSGAALRGSRSPEDHNHCLLRSFVRARGSAGEGSLVSSQALGVSSGPLRTRASLPAMLDQRAFSDPDAEGQPPRKGGEQGKESLVQCVKTFCCQLEELIRWLYNVADAADHLTASRSSLTGLKSSLQLYRC, from the exons ATGGCCCTgggagaagaaaaggcagaggcagCCACGGATGCGAAGGCCCCGTGCCCTGGGGGGTGGAGCTGCCCGGAGCAGGAGCTGGACCCTGCAGGGCCTGCGTACGGGGAGCAGCCGCCCCACCTGGAAGCCAAGGGGGGGCCTGCCTCCCCTGTTGGGGGTGCCCAGGggctccctgcccctgcctgccACTGTGGGGCTGGCCCTGGCCCCTCGGGAGCCTGCCAGCCGCAGGCCAACGGGGCCAGCAGGGAGCCGGCAGCGGGTGGGTCTAAGCCGGCTCTCAGTTCCCTGCTTCCCCCTGCCAGCCTGGGGACTGGAGATTTGCACTCCATGAGAAGCCAG ATGGAGGAGACTAGGCTTTCTGCCTCAGAGGAGCTACCTCAGACTCGCACCATTCCCAGAACCACCGCTCTTTGCTCAGGACATGATGCTGACACTGAAGATGACCCGTCCCCGGTGGAGTCGCCGCAGGAGCTAGACCGCAGCCCACAGTCTCACGTCTCAGGGTTCCCGTTCCCGTCAAGGTGGACGTCTGCGGTGAGCCCAGGTGCCACTGCTCCTCAGTCTTCCAGCTGCAGCGTCTCTGCCTCATCCCTGGGCAGCAGCCTCCAGGGTCACCAGGAAAAGGCGGAGCCTCAGAGTTGCTCCCTTGCCAAGGTCTCCTCCTCCCTGGAGCTGGCTGTCCCGCCGTCGGCCCCCTCggtggtggggctggggcctCGGCTTCAGTGGTCGCCCCAGCCAGTGTCCTCAGGGGGCGATGCTCCCAGGCTGGGCAGGAGGCGCCTCTCCTTCCAGGCCGAGTACTGGGCCTGCGTGCTGCCGgattccctgcctccctcccctgacCGCCACTCCCCGCTCTGGAGCCCGAATAAGGAGTATGAAGACCTGCTGGACTATACTTACCCCCTCAGGCCCGGGCCTCAGCTCCCAAAACACCTTGACAGCCGCGTGCTGGCTGAGCCCATACTGCAGGACTCAGGCGTAGACCTGGATAGcttctctgtctccccagcaAGCACCCTGAAGTCACCCACTAATGTCTCGCACAGTTGCCCACCAGCAGAGGCCGCTGCCCTGCCGTTCTCAGGGCCCAGAGAGCCAGTCCTTAAGCGGTGGCCCTCTGGAGTACCCCAGAAGCAGGGCAGTGTGGGGTTGGCATCTTGTAGCCCCATTGCCTCTacccccagagccccaggcagtAGGGACACTCCTTGGGAAAGCAGAGAGCCAGCCCTGAGGGGCATGAAGCACTGGCCACCTGTGGGCAAGCACCTTGAGCTGGGCTCTCCGCACCTGAGAACACGGGACAGAGGGTGGCCCTCACCCAGGCTGGAAAGGGAGAAGGGGGCCAGCCAGGGTATCGGGCGCTTCGCCTGCATGGAGTCTGGATGGAAACCACAAGAGGAGGCGGAAAGTGATGACGAGTATCTGGCCCTGCCCTCTCGGCTGACACAGGTTTCTAGCTTGGTTTCGTATCTGGGTTGCATTCCCACCTTGGTGCCCCTGCCCACTGATGCTGCTGAAGGGCAGAGATCCCTGGACGTGTCAGACAGTGATGGGCCAGCTTCCCTCCCGTCGGACTCCAGCCAAAGCCGTCTTCCCTCTGGGGCTGCCCTCAGAGGGTCCCGAAGCCCTGAGGACCACAACCACTGTTTGCTACGCTCCTTCGTCCGTGCAAGGGGCTCAGCGGGAGAGGGCAGTCTGGTGAGtagccaggccctgggggtctCCTCTGGACCACTGAGAACACGCGCCTCCTTGCCGGCGATGTTGGACCAGCGGGCATTCTCGGATCCAGATGCCGAAGGGCAGCCtcccaggaaaggaggagagCAAGGAAAAGAGTCGCTCGTGCAGTGTGTGAAG ACATTTTGCTGTCAGCTGGAAGAGCTGATCCGCTGGCTGTATAATGTAGCAGACGCTGCTGACCACCTGACTGCATCCAGGTCCAGCCTTACAGGCCTCAAGTCTTCTCTGCAGCTTTACCGG TGTTAA
- the CEP68 gene encoding centrosomal protein of 68 kDa isoform X4, which translates to MEETRLSASEELPQTRTIPRTTALCSGHDADTEDDPSPVESPQELDRSPQSHVSGFPFPSRWTSAVSPGATAPQSSSCSVSASSLGSSLQGHQEKAEPQSCSLAKVSSSLELAVPPSAPSVVGLGPRLQWSPQPVSSGGDAPRLGRRRLSFQAEYWACVLPDSLPPSPDRHSPLWSPNKEYEDLLDYTYPLRPGPQLPKHLDSRVLAEPILQDSGVDLDSFSVSPASTLKSPTNVSHSCPPAEAAALPFSGPREPVLKRWPSGVPQKQGSVGLASCSPIASTPRAPGSRDTPWESREPALRGMKHWPPVGKHLELGSPHLRTRDRGWPSPRLEREKGASQGIGRFACMESGWKPQEEAESDDEYLALPSRLTQVSSLVSYLGCIPTLVPLPTDAAEGQRSLDVSDSDGPASLPSDSSQSRLPSGAALRGSRSPEDHNHCLLRSFVRARGSAGEGSLVSSQALGVSSGPLRTRASLPAMLDQRAFSDPDAEGQPPRKGGEQGKESLVQCVKTFCCQLEELIRWLYNVADAADHLTASRSSLTGLKSSLQLYRQFKKDIDEHQSLTESVLQKGEVLLQCLLDNTPVLKDILGRISKQPSELENHADHLYDTILASLDTLAGCTLIPENTPMAHRNASVKGISLASSQEEM; encoded by the exons ATGGAGGAGACTAGGCTTTCTGCCTCAGAGGAGCTACCTCAGACTCGCACCATTCCCAGAACCACCGCTCTTTGCTCAGGACATGATGCTGACACTGAAGATGACCCGTCCCCGGTGGAGTCGCCGCAGGAGCTAGACCGCAGCCCACAGTCTCACGTCTCAGGGTTCCCGTTCCCGTCAAGGTGGACGTCTGCGGTGAGCCCAGGTGCCACTGCTCCTCAGTCTTCCAGCTGCAGCGTCTCTGCCTCATCCCTGGGCAGCAGCCTCCAGGGTCACCAGGAAAAGGCGGAGCCTCAGAGTTGCTCCCTTGCCAAGGTCTCCTCCTCCCTGGAGCTGGCTGTCCCGCCGTCGGCCCCCTCggtggtggggctggggcctCGGCTTCAGTGGTCGCCCCAGCCAGTGTCCTCAGGGGGCGATGCTCCCAGGCTGGGCAGGAGGCGCCTCTCCTTCCAGGCCGAGTACTGGGCCTGCGTGCTGCCGgattccctgcctccctcccctgacCGCCACTCCCCGCTCTGGAGCCCGAATAAGGAGTATGAAGACCTGCTGGACTATACTTACCCCCTCAGGCCCGGGCCTCAGCTCCCAAAACACCTTGACAGCCGCGTGCTGGCTGAGCCCATACTGCAGGACTCAGGCGTAGACCTGGATAGcttctctgtctccccagcaAGCACCCTGAAGTCACCCACTAATGTCTCGCACAGTTGCCCACCAGCAGAGGCCGCTGCCCTGCCGTTCTCAGGGCCCAGAGAGCCAGTCCTTAAGCGGTGGCCCTCTGGAGTACCCCAGAAGCAGGGCAGTGTGGGGTTGGCATCTTGTAGCCCCATTGCCTCTacccccagagccccaggcagtAGGGACACTCCTTGGGAAAGCAGAGAGCCAGCCCTGAGGGGCATGAAGCACTGGCCACCTGTGGGCAAGCACCTTGAGCTGGGCTCTCCGCACCTGAGAACACGGGACAGAGGGTGGCCCTCACCCAGGCTGGAAAGGGAGAAGGGGGCCAGCCAGGGTATCGGGCGCTTCGCCTGCATGGAGTCTGGATGGAAACCACAAGAGGAGGCGGAAAGTGATGACGAGTATCTGGCCCTGCCCTCTCGGCTGACACAGGTTTCTAGCTTGGTTTCGTATCTGGGTTGCATTCCCACCTTGGTGCCCCTGCCCACTGATGCTGCTGAAGGGCAGAGATCCCTGGACGTGTCAGACAGTGATGGGCCAGCTTCCCTCCCGTCGGACTCCAGCCAAAGCCGTCTTCCCTCTGGGGCTGCCCTCAGAGGGTCCCGAAGCCCTGAGGACCACAACCACTGTTTGCTACGCTCCTTCGTCCGTGCAAGGGGCTCAGCGGGAGAGGGCAGTCTGGTGAGtagccaggccctgggggtctCCTCTGGACCACTGAGAACACGCGCCTCCTTGCCGGCGATGTTGGACCAGCGGGCATTCTCGGATCCAGATGCCGAAGGGCAGCCtcccaggaaaggaggagagCAAGGAAAAGAGTCGCTCGTGCAGTGTGTGAAG ACATTTTGCTGTCAGCTGGAAGAGCTGATCCGCTGGCTGTATAATGTAGCAGACGCTGCTGACCACCTGACTGCATCCAGGTCCAGCCTTACAGGCCTCAAGTCTTCTCTGCAGCTTTACCGG CAATTTAAGAAAGATATAGATGAACACCAGTCCCTGACGGAGAGCGTCTTACAGAAAGGGGAGGTTCTACTTCAGTGCCTGTTGGATAATACCCCAG TGTTAAAGGACATCCTCGGGAGGATCTCCAAGCAGCCCAGCGAGCTGGAGAACCACGCAGATCACCTGTATGACACTATCTTAGCCTCTCTGGACACACTGGCTGGCTGCACCCTCATCCCCGAGAACACACCAATGGCACACAGGAATGCCAGTGTGAAGGGGATTAGCCTG gcGTCTTCTCAGGAAGAGATGTAG
- the CEP68 gene encoding centrosomal protein of 68 kDa isoform X2: MRVLSATEWLRFSLPRTRFSKMEETRLSASEELPQTRTIPRTTALCSGHDADTEDDPSPVESPQELDRSPQSHVSGFPFPSRWTSAVSPGATAPQSSSCSVSASSLGSSLQGHQEKAEPQSCSLAKVSSSLELAVPPSAPSVVGLGPRLQWSPQPVSSGGDAPRLGRRRLSFQAEYWACVLPDSLPPSPDRHSPLWSPNKEYEDLLDYTYPLRPGPQLPKHLDSRVLAEPILQDSGVDLDSFSVSPASTLKSPTNVSHSCPPAEAAALPFSGPREPVLKRWPSGVPQKQGSVGLASCSPIASTPRAPGSRDTPWESREPALRGMKHWPPVGKHLELGSPHLRTRDRGWPSPRLEREKGASQGIGRFACMESGWKPQEEAESDDEYLALPSRLTQVSSLVSYLGCIPTLVPLPTDAAEGQRSLDVSDSDGPASLPSDSSQSRLPSGAALRGSRSPEDHNHCLLRSFVRARGSAGEGSLVSSQALGVSSGPLRTRASLPAMLDQRAFSDPDAEGQPPRKGGEQGKESLVQCVKTFCCQLEELIRWLYNVADAADHLTASRSSLTGLKSSLQLYRQFKKDIDEHQSLTESVLQKGEVLLQCLLDNTPVLKDILGRISKQPSELENHADHLYDTILASLDTLAGCTLIPENTPMAHRNASVKGISLASSQEEM; the protein is encoded by the exons ATGCGAGTCCTGTCAGCGACAGAATGGTTGAGGTTCTCCCTGCCCAGGACACGCTTCTCAAAG ATGGAGGAGACTAGGCTTTCTGCCTCAGAGGAGCTACCTCAGACTCGCACCATTCCCAGAACCACCGCTCTTTGCTCAGGACATGATGCTGACACTGAAGATGACCCGTCCCCGGTGGAGTCGCCGCAGGAGCTAGACCGCAGCCCACAGTCTCACGTCTCAGGGTTCCCGTTCCCGTCAAGGTGGACGTCTGCGGTGAGCCCAGGTGCCACTGCTCCTCAGTCTTCCAGCTGCAGCGTCTCTGCCTCATCCCTGGGCAGCAGCCTCCAGGGTCACCAGGAAAAGGCGGAGCCTCAGAGTTGCTCCCTTGCCAAGGTCTCCTCCTCCCTGGAGCTGGCTGTCCCGCCGTCGGCCCCCTCggtggtggggctggggcctCGGCTTCAGTGGTCGCCCCAGCCAGTGTCCTCAGGGGGCGATGCTCCCAGGCTGGGCAGGAGGCGCCTCTCCTTCCAGGCCGAGTACTGGGCCTGCGTGCTGCCGgattccctgcctccctcccctgacCGCCACTCCCCGCTCTGGAGCCCGAATAAGGAGTATGAAGACCTGCTGGACTATACTTACCCCCTCAGGCCCGGGCCTCAGCTCCCAAAACACCTTGACAGCCGCGTGCTGGCTGAGCCCATACTGCAGGACTCAGGCGTAGACCTGGATAGcttctctgtctccccagcaAGCACCCTGAAGTCACCCACTAATGTCTCGCACAGTTGCCCACCAGCAGAGGCCGCTGCCCTGCCGTTCTCAGGGCCCAGAGAGCCAGTCCTTAAGCGGTGGCCCTCTGGAGTACCCCAGAAGCAGGGCAGTGTGGGGTTGGCATCTTGTAGCCCCATTGCCTCTacccccagagccccaggcagtAGGGACACTCCTTGGGAAAGCAGAGAGCCAGCCCTGAGGGGCATGAAGCACTGGCCACCTGTGGGCAAGCACCTTGAGCTGGGCTCTCCGCACCTGAGAACACGGGACAGAGGGTGGCCCTCACCCAGGCTGGAAAGGGAGAAGGGGGCCAGCCAGGGTATCGGGCGCTTCGCCTGCATGGAGTCTGGATGGAAACCACAAGAGGAGGCGGAAAGTGATGACGAGTATCTGGCCCTGCCCTCTCGGCTGACACAGGTTTCTAGCTTGGTTTCGTATCTGGGTTGCATTCCCACCTTGGTGCCCCTGCCCACTGATGCTGCTGAAGGGCAGAGATCCCTGGACGTGTCAGACAGTGATGGGCCAGCTTCCCTCCCGTCGGACTCCAGCCAAAGCCGTCTTCCCTCTGGGGCTGCCCTCAGAGGGTCCCGAAGCCCTGAGGACCACAACCACTGTTTGCTACGCTCCTTCGTCCGTGCAAGGGGCTCAGCGGGAGAGGGCAGTCTGGTGAGtagccaggccctgggggtctCCTCTGGACCACTGAGAACACGCGCCTCCTTGCCGGCGATGTTGGACCAGCGGGCATTCTCGGATCCAGATGCCGAAGGGCAGCCtcccaggaaaggaggagagCAAGGAAAAGAGTCGCTCGTGCAGTGTGTGAAG ACATTTTGCTGTCAGCTGGAAGAGCTGATCCGCTGGCTGTATAATGTAGCAGACGCTGCTGACCACCTGACTGCATCCAGGTCCAGCCTTACAGGCCTCAAGTCTTCTCTGCAGCTTTACCGG CAATTTAAGAAAGATATAGATGAACACCAGTCCCTGACGGAGAGCGTCTTACAGAAAGGGGAGGTTCTACTTCAGTGCCTGTTGGATAATACCCCAG TGTTAAAGGACATCCTCGGGAGGATCTCCAAGCAGCCCAGCGAGCTGGAGAACCACGCAGATCACCTGTATGACACTATCTTAGCCTCTCTGGACACACTGGCTGGCTGCACCCTCATCCCCGAGAACACACCAATGGCACACAGGAATGCCAGTGTGAAGGGGATTAGCCTG gcGTCTTCTCAGGAAGAGATGTAG